One Desulfovibrio aminophilus genomic window carries:
- the thyX gene encoding FAD-dependent thymidylate synthase, producing MPQKKLRVELLAMTPEPLSLIYAAFRQCYHAGFVADMWPRLLSGEIEREKQADFVQSVLESGHDSPVEHVSFSFAVEGISRACSHQLVRHRIASYSQQSQRYVDESDMDYILPPAIARIPEARERFEALMAEISGAYRELKGILAANGRGAKANEDARFVLPQAAETKIVVTMNCRALLHFFSLRCCSRAQWEIRDMAQAMLAICRDRLPALFATAGARCERLGYCPESARFTCGRYPLRDNGA from the coding sequence ATGCCGCAGAAGAAGCTCCGGGTCGAGCTGTTGGCCATGACCCCCGAGCCGTTGTCCCTGATCTACGCCGCGTTCCGCCAGTGCTACCACGCCGGGTTCGTGGCCGACATGTGGCCCCGGCTGCTCTCCGGCGAGATCGAGCGGGAGAAGCAGGCCGACTTCGTCCAGTCCGTGCTGGAGTCCGGGCACGACAGCCCGGTGGAGCACGTCAGCTTCAGCTTCGCGGTGGAGGGCATCTCGCGGGCCTGTTCGCACCAGTTGGTGCGCCACCGGATCGCCTCCTACTCCCAGCAGAGCCAGCGCTACGTGGACGAGTCGGACATGGACTACATCCTGCCCCCGGCCATCGCCCGCATCCCCGAGGCCCGGGAGCGCTTCGAGGCGCTCATGGCCGAGATTTCAGGCGCCTACCGCGAGCTCAAGGGAATCCTGGCGGCCAACGGCCGGGGCGCGAAGGCCAACGAGGACGCCCGCTTCGTCCTGCCCCAGGCGGCCGAGACCAAGATCGTGGTGACCATGAACTGCCGGGCCCTGCTGCATTTCTTCAGCCTGCGCTGCTGCTCCCGCGCCCAGTGGGAGATCCGCGACATGGCCCAGGCCATGCTGGCCATTTGCCGGGACCGCCTGCCCGCCCTGTTCGCCACTGCCGGTGCGCGCTGCGAACGCCTGGGCTACTGCCCGGAATCGGCCCGCTTCACGTGCGGGCGGTATCCCCTCCGGGATAACGGGGCGTAG
- a CDS encoding glycosyltransferase family 4 protein: protein MAVPIRVLQVAKSLGLGGTEKVMQLFAAHLDRRDFQAAVHSPRDGPRGPLLRAAGIPTHVGTDLLKTLQAWKPDVVHLHRAGWPEPGLLRPLAVARVPVVVETNVFGRHDPSPSARILDRTLFVSRFCAERFAAHTGIPAQPPRYGVLYNPVDTDFFARACPPRDLTAPAVGRLSRPDPGKWSRLALDFLPPAAAALPGLRYRIVGGIPEAEKFVRAHGLEANAEFLPPLATDEELAGFFNSVSLLTHANDTGESFGLAIAEAMAAGLPVVTHPCPGPRDNAQLELVEHGVTGLVARDAREYAEAVIFLLTHPEEARNMGEAGRAKAARLFRAQDLAARLGGIYREILTAKGLDR, encoded by the coding sequence ATGGCCGTCCCCATCCGCGTTCTCCAGGTCGCCAAGTCCCTCGGGCTCGGCGGCACGGAAAAGGTCATGCAGCTTTTCGCCGCCCATCTGGACCGGCGGGACTTCCAGGCGGCGGTCCACAGCCCCCGGGACGGACCGCGCGGCCCCCTGCTCCGGGCCGCGGGCATTCCCACCCACGTCGGCACGGACCTGCTCAAGACGCTCCAGGCCTGGAAGCCCGACGTGGTCCACCTGCACCGCGCGGGCTGGCCCGAACCCGGGCTCTTGCGGCCCCTGGCGGTCGCCCGCGTGCCCGTGGTCGTGGAGACCAACGTCTTCGGCCGCCACGACCCGAGCCCCTCGGCCCGGATATTGGACCGCACCCTGTTCGTCTCCCGTTTCTGCGCCGAGCGCTTCGCGGCCCACACCGGCATCCCGGCCCAGCCGCCGCGCTACGGCGTGCTCTACAACCCCGTGGACACGGACTTCTTCGCCCGGGCCTGCCCGCCCCGCGACCTCACGGCCCCGGCCGTGGGACGGTTGTCCCGCCCGGATCCGGGCAAGTGGTCGCGCCTGGCCCTGGACTTCCTGCCTCCGGCCGCGGCCGCCCTGCCCGGGCTGCGCTACCGGATCGTCGGCGGCATCCCGGAGGCCGAGAAATTCGTCCGGGCCCACGGTCTGGAGGCCAACGCGGAGTTCCTGCCGCCGCTGGCCACGGACGAGGAGCTGGCCGGATTCTTCAACTCCGTCTCCCTCCTGACCCACGCCAACGACACGGGCGAATCCTTCGGCTTGGCCATCGCCGAGGCCATGGCCGCAGGGCTGCCGGTGGTCACGCATCCCTGCCCCGGGCCGCGCGACAACGCCCAACTCGAACTGGTGGAGCACGGCGTCACCGGCCTGGTGGCGCGCGACGCGCGGGAATACGCCGAGGCCGTGATCTTCCTCTTGACCCACCCCGAGGAGGCCCGGAACATGGGCGAAGCCGGACGGGCCAAGGCGGCCCGACTGTTCCGCGCCCAGGACCTGGCCGCCCGCCTGGGCGGAATCTACCGGGAAATCCTGACCGCCAAGGGACTGGACCGATGA
- the fliS gene encoding flagellar export chaperone FliS → MKNGAKAYLATQVTTTTQGDLLLMLYDAAIKFLKQAKVKIAERNYADKGILISRALDIISELAESLNKEKGGDVAKNLSNLYFFCSTRLLKANLKMDAALIDEVIGILSGIRSAFAQIIPGYEGRPASALHGAAPQVDEPMPTPKPVSHAPQVNNLDLMGSPAQPLPGILPQAEDPAQPAPAKQAAPAPAAAETSPLQQPGMSRLRAINAYASNRG, encoded by the coding sequence ATGAAGAATGGAGCCAAGGCCTACCTCGCCACCCAGGTGACCACCACCACCCAGGGCGACCTGCTGCTCATGCTCTACGACGCGGCCATCAAGTTCCTGAAGCAGGCCAAGGTCAAGATCGCCGAGCGGAACTACGCGGACAAGGGCATCCTCATCTCGCGGGCCCTGGACATCATCAGCGAACTGGCCGAAAGCCTGAACAAGGAAAAGGGCGGTGATGTCGCCAAGAACCTGAGCAACCTGTATTTCTTCTGCAGCACCCGTCTGCTCAAGGCCAACCTGAAGATGGACGCGGCCCTGATCGACGAGGTCATCGGCATCCTGTCCGGCATCCGCTCCGCCTTCGCCCAGATCATTCCCGGCTACGAAGGCCGTCCGGCCTCGGCCCTGCACGGCGCCGCGCCCCAGGTCGACGAGCCGATGCCGACGCCGAAGCCCGTCTCCCACGCGCCCCAGGTCAACAACCTGGACCTCATGGGCTCCCCGGCCCAGCCCCTGCCCGGAATCCTGCCCCAGGCCGAAGACCCGGCCCAGCCCGCGCCCGCCAAGCAGGCGGCTCCGGCCCCGGCGGCCGCCGAGACGAGCCCGCTCCAGCAGCCCGGCATGAGCCGCTTGCGGGCCATCAACGCATACGCCTCCAACAGGGGCTGA
- a CDS encoding DnaA ATPase domain-containing protein — translation MVADAWNHIYAALEKNLSSRMFTVWIKPLDGEVSDGVLRLLAPNDFVAAWVRDRLLDAVSDCAAQILGSRPEIRVEVRRAPAQPAAKPEAELPAPAPSQLGLPIVHTPRPLPQHKWRFTLDDFVVGPSNELAWAAASSLCRGTLTSDNLFLGAGPGLGKTHLLHGIGQALSAQSNRRAPHIACLTAEEFATRLVLAIKAREVTRFKAEFREAADVLLLEDVHFFQGKEKMQDELLCTLKALQARGCKVVCTSSFLPLELAGLDSSLVSQFCSGFLANIEKPDFETRRRIVERKAKTLQIAVPESVSELLAERVTSDIRQLESCLRNLVLKARLLNQAVTLDLAWDVLRNYAVADARPDFERILEFICARFALTPEQLASRSRKQAVVAARNAAFYLARKHTSLSLSAIGERLGRKHSTVLKGITNLEREISLQTPMGRQMAATLDRITA, via the coding sequence ATGGTCGCTGACGCCTGGAATCATATCTACGCCGCTCTGGAAAAAAACCTGAGTTCCAGAATGTTTACCGTCTGGATCAAGCCCCTGGACGGGGAAGTGTCCGACGGCGTGCTGCGGCTCTTGGCCCCCAACGATTTCGTGGCCGCCTGGGTGCGTGACCGCCTGCTCGACGCGGTGTCGGACTGCGCGGCCCAGATCCTGGGTTCCCGTCCCGAAATCCGGGTGGAGGTGCGCCGGGCTCCGGCCCAGCCCGCCGCCAAGCCGGAGGCGGAGCTTCCGGCCCCGGCCCCGAGCCAACTGGGCCTGCCCATCGTGCACACGCCCCGGCCCCTGCCCCAGCACAAGTGGCGCTTCACCCTGGACGACTTCGTGGTCGGCCCCAGCAACGAGCTGGCCTGGGCCGCCGCCTCCAGCCTGTGCCGGGGCACGCTGACCTCGGACAACCTTTTCCTCGGCGCCGGGCCGGGCCTGGGCAAGACCCACCTCCTGCACGGCATCGGCCAGGCCCTTTCGGCGCAGAGCAACCGCCGAGCCCCGCACATCGCCTGCCTGACCGCCGAGGAGTTCGCCACCCGCCTGGTCCTGGCCATCAAGGCCCGCGAGGTGACGCGCTTCAAGGCCGAGTTCCGCGAGGCCGCGGACGTGCTCCTGCTGGAGGACGTGCACTTCTTCCAGGGCAAGGAGAAGATGCAGGACGAGCTGCTCTGCACGCTCAAGGCCCTCCAGGCCCGGGGCTGCAAGGTGGTCTGCACGAGCTCCTTTTTGCCGCTCGAACTGGCCGGGCTCGATTCGAGCCTGGTCTCCCAGTTCTGCTCCGGGTTCCTGGCGAACATCGAGAAGCCGGATTTCGAGACGCGGCGGCGCATCGTGGAGCGCAAGGCCAAGACCCTGCAGATCGCGGTGCCCGAGTCCGTGTCCGAGCTGCTGGCCGAACGCGTGACCTCGGACATCCGCCAGCTGGAGAGCTGCCTGCGCAACCTCGTGCTCAAGGCCCGGCTCCTGAACCAGGCCGTGACCCTGGACCTGGCCTGGGACGTGCTGCGCAACTACGCGGTCGCCGACGCCCGGCCGGATTTCGAGCGCATCCTGGAATTCATCTGCGCGAGATTCGCCCTGACCCCGGAGCAGCTGGCCTCCAGGAGCCGCAAGCAGGCCGTGGTCGCGGCCCGCAACGCGGCCTTCTACCTGGCCCGCAAGCACACCAGCCTGTCCCTCTCGGCCATCGGCGAGCGCCTCGGCCGCAAGCATTCCACCGTGCTCAAGGGCATCACCAACCTGGAGCGCGAGATATCCCTGCAGACCCCCATGGGCCGCCAGATGGCCGCGACCCTGGACCGCATCACCGCCTGA
- the fliD gene encoding flagellar filament capping protein FliD: MADTSSITSSYTSGNVHFTGLGNGTDFDTLIDGLVKAESAHLTQLQTWRATWEKKNTAFQELNTSMLALKTALEKMDTMNEFLTKTATSTNSTVLTATADSGAEEGTHKVEVNQLAQNKIMATATGYSAGSSVINSSGGDQILQYVYKGTTYNLTVPTGTTLEGLANLINNQPANPGVKAAVISDGSNYYLQFRGMDLGANATLTIGAGTTLTGFNAADWNTTQVNQNSQVKVDGWPPSGWISNASNTVSNIIPGLTLNLKDSAPGSTVTLTIGTDLEAVKENVRTFVTQMNTVRAKIKEITKYDEQNKKGSLLTGNYGVDIISQNLKNIVADKGVGFISYNTMGLTEDTYVSLGQLGITTDAQTGSATIGLLLLDEEKLDEVLKNDPTAVAKLFSADYLGESKSPAFTYESLVKGTTQAGEYQLSVKVKADGTGIESATINGRAAKITGSWGITGAAATPESGLAIRLDARTAGATYDGVVTVKLGKTGELASELADLTDKSDGPLAILQNNYKDIMKSIDSKIDYEETRLDRYKKTLKNKYARLDSLLGYYDKINSQLTSTIKKLDSSS; the protein is encoded by the coding sequence ATGGCCGACACCTCTTCCATCACGTCAAGCTATACGTCCGGCAACGTCCACTTCACCGGGCTGGGCAACGGCACGGACTTCGACACGCTCATCGACGGGCTGGTGAAGGCCGAAAGCGCGCACCTGACCCAACTCCAGACCTGGCGGGCCACCTGGGAAAAGAAGAACACGGCCTTCCAGGAGCTGAACACCTCCATGCTCGCGCTCAAGACCGCGCTGGAGAAGATGGACACCATGAACGAATTCCTGACCAAGACCGCCACCAGCACCAACTCCACCGTGCTCACGGCCACCGCCGACAGCGGGGCCGAGGAAGGAACTCACAAGGTCGAAGTCAACCAGCTGGCCCAGAACAAGATCATGGCCACCGCCACCGGCTACAGCGCCGGCAGTTCGGTGATCAACTCCTCCGGCGGCGACCAGATCCTCCAATACGTCTACAAGGGAACCACCTACAATCTCACCGTGCCCACCGGCACCACCCTGGAGGGACTGGCCAATCTCATCAACAACCAGCCCGCCAACCCCGGAGTCAAGGCCGCGGTCATCTCCGACGGCTCCAATTACTATCTCCAGTTCCGGGGCATGGACCTGGGCGCGAACGCCACCCTGACCATCGGCGCTGGCACCACGCTCACGGGCTTCAACGCCGCCGATTGGAACACGACCCAGGTGAACCAGAACTCCCAGGTCAAGGTGGACGGCTGGCCTCCTTCCGGCTGGATCAGCAACGCCAGCAACACCGTGAGCAACATCATCCCGGGCCTGACCCTGAACCTCAAGGACTCGGCCCCCGGCTCCACGGTCACGCTGACCATCGGCACGGACCTGGAGGCGGTGAAGGAGAATGTCCGCACCTTCGTGACCCAGATGAACACCGTCCGCGCCAAGATCAAGGAGATCACCAAGTACGACGAGCAGAACAAGAAGGGCTCCCTGCTCACCGGCAACTACGGAGTGGACATCATCTCCCAGAACCTGAAGAACATCGTCGCCGACAAGGGTGTCGGCTTCATCTCCTACAACACCATGGGGCTGACCGAGGATACCTACGTCTCCCTGGGCCAGCTCGGCATCACCACCGACGCCCAGACCGGCTCGGCCACCATCGGCCTGCTTCTCCTGGACGAGGAGAAGCTGGACGAGGTGTTGAAGAACGACCCCACCGCCGTGGCCAAGCTCTTTTCCGCCGACTATCTGGGCGAGAGCAAGTCCCCGGCCTTCACCTACGAATCGCTGGTCAAGGGCACCACCCAGGCCGGAGAGTACCAGCTCTCGGTCAAGGTCAAGGCCGACGGCACGGGCATCGAGAGCGCCACCATCAATGGCCGCGCGGCGAAGATAACCGGCTCCTGGGGCATCACCGGCGCGGCCGCGACCCCGGAGTCAGGCTTGGCCATCCGCCTGGACGCGCGGACCGCCGGGGCCACCTACGACGGCGTGGTCACGGTGAAACTCGGCAAGACCGGCGAACTCGCCAGCGAACTCGCGGACCTCACCGACAAGAGCGACGGTCCCCTGGCGATTCTGCAGAACAACTACAAGGACATCATGAAGTCGATCGACAGCAAGATCGACTACGAAGAGACGAGATTGGATCGGTACAAGAAGACCTTGAAGAACAAGTACGCCCGGCTGGACTCCCTGCTCGGCTACTACGACAAGATCAACTCGCAATTGACCAGCACCATCAAGAAGCTGGACAGCAGCTCATAG
- a CDS encoding flagellin: MSLVINHNLMAMNASRNLSTSYSALAVSTRRLSSGLRVGTAADDAAGLAVRELMRADIKSLQQGIRNANDGISLIQTADGALQIIDEKLIRMKELATQAATGTYNSDQRLIIDSEYQAMASEITRIANATDFNGIYLLNGNLSGENSAHSGAGLASTGPLKVHFGTANDCSEDYYYISIGTATASALGLGHATGAANGKTISTQALAQRSLEALQDAIVSKDKIRANLGALQNRLENTVSNLEIQAENIQAAESQISDVDVATEMTEFTRQQILTQAAVSMLSQANSLPRMALSLIGG; this comes from the coding sequence ATGTCCCTGGTCATCAACCACAACCTGATGGCGATGAACGCGAGCCGTAACCTGTCGACCTCTTACAGCGCCCTCGCTGTGTCCACCCGCCGCCTGTCGTCCGGCCTCCGGGTCGGCACGGCGGCCGACGACGCCGCCGGCTTGGCCGTCCGCGAACTCATGCGCGCGGACATCAAGTCGCTGCAGCAGGGCATCCGTAACGCCAACGACGGCATCTCGCTCATCCAGACGGCTGACGGCGCGCTCCAGATCATCGACGAGAAGCTGATCCGAATGAAGGAACTGGCCACCCAGGCGGCCACCGGTACCTACAACTCGGACCAGCGCCTCATCATTGACTCGGAGTACCAGGCCATGGCGTCGGAAATCACCCGAATCGCCAACGCCACGGACTTCAACGGCATCTATCTGCTCAACGGCAACCTGTCGGGTGAGAACTCCGCCCACAGCGGAGCCGGACTGGCTTCCACCGGCCCGCTGAAGGTCCACTTCGGTACGGCCAACGACTGCTCCGAGGACTACTACTACATCTCCATCGGAACGGCCACGGCGTCCGCCCTGGGCCTCGGCCACGCCACCGGCGCCGCCAACGGCAAGACCATCTCCACCCAGGCCCTGGCTCAGCGCTCCCTGGAAGCCCTGCAGGACGCCATCGTGTCCAAGGACAAGATCCGCGCCAACCTGGGCGCCCTCCAGAACCGGCTGGAGAACACCGTGAGCAACCTGGAGATTCAGGCCGAGAACATCCAGGCCGCCGAATCCCAGATCTCCGACGTGGACGTGGCCACGGAAATGACGGAGTTCACCCGTCAGCAGATCCTGACCCAGGCCGCCGTGTCCATGCTGTCGCAGGCCAACTCGCTGCCGCGTATGGCCCTCAGCCTCATCGGCGGCTAA